The genomic region TGCGTGTGAGTGTGCGTACAAGCAAATGTAAGAACACAGGTGTGCGAGTGCTTATGTGAGCGTGTGTGTGATAGCGCACGTGCGAGTGTGCGTGCGTGCggtagtgtgtgtgtgtgtgtgtgtgcgtgcgtgcgtgcgtgcgtgcgtgcgtgcgtgtgtgtactaatatatacaaatataaaacgcATATAATGGTTATTATGCCTTATTAATAATTGAACTTGTATGTATTTCAGCCCATGTAAAAAAGTCAATGTTATTTCTCCTGTTCGTTTTTAGAAAGGCAACAAAAATGGACATGCTCTCAATCAATACTATAAAGTATACTACTAAGTCATAAAATCTCTAAAGATTTATTCCACAAGCTATTATTTTAACTATGACAGGATTATGATTCTTGTATTCTGGTAATTAGCGCTCACGTAAGACATTAATTCAATTCTACATCAAACTGACGTCTTATAATAGCAATTAAGATACGATACCACACTCACGTCGCTGTGGTGGACGAGTTCACGAAAGACTAGACGGACATGCAGaaaaacaatgatgtttatACAATCATCTTAAGAAGAAATTGAGAAAAATACTGCGCATTTTTGTGGCAAAAAGGGGATTGAAGGCATTGGCTGCATGATGGAAAACCACGTGACCTGTTATCGTTACGTCACAATGTTTGGTGACCACTATCTATCTTCGTGACACTTCCGAAAACTTGCAAAGAGTGTTTGTAGTTTCGCACAATTGTTTCCTTGTGAATACTTCAATATCTAACCTCATCCACTCAATAGATCCTTACCATGACAAAAACAGTATACAAACAGTAAAATTCCCGCTGGAACGCAGCTATTTTTGCGCTCTTTGAGGTTGGTGATTGGAgctcaaaatattcaaaatatagcTGAACCTTAAtgtctgtatttatttaaagtaaatgaaCAAGTGTACAAACTTTACATGTAATGAGGAAACAAGTGATATTTAATTTCGGAGACAATCAGTCGCACAATGCCATTGGATTAAGTTCAAGTGGTGGACGCTTAAGATAATATTCATTGGACGCATCAAAGGACCTGGACCAAGTTTGTCATCCAAGTTTTGTTTTTGGATAACCCAAAGTGCAAACAGCCAAATACCAACGGAGCGCGCTTTCCTCCTGTTGCGAATATAGTAAAGTGATAAAAAGAACAGTTTACTAATTTAAAAGCACATCACTAGCACCTTACCTTTGAATATTCTagcgtgtgtgtgttttcttttacataataTGGACTAAACCTTATATTGTAACAATGTTATCCGAGTTCAAAATTCAATTACTAGCGTGCTGGGTGCTCGTGAGCGCACTTCCGGTTGTTTTGTGCCAGACGCAGTGTTCCATCAAAGTACCCGTGCCGAATCTTGGCTTCTGTGACGCCGTTGGTGCCCTGGAGGAGCATGTGGACGGCGATGTGTACGAGACGCGGGGCCGCGTACTAGGGCTCATGGACTATCAGCTCGACTCGTTCATTTTGTTTGACCAACAGTTCAAGTCCATTATAAACGAGTCTTCTACGTCTGAGGCAAATGTGAAAGATATTGAAGAAGAAATTGATACACTTAAGAGAAGTCTTAAAACGTTAGAAATACTGCACAGCGAAGCGGAGGACGAGGAGTCTATTTCAGATGAGAGCGTGTTCAGGGTAAGGAGAGCGGCGAATCAACTTCCTTCCGTGCAACAACAACAGGTAGATGCCGCACAGGCGTCATTTGCCCAGGCGCTTGCATCCGTGCTCTTGCAGATCCAGACGGCTGACCGGACGTTGGCAGCCAAAGTCCAGAACGACACAGCGTACCATGTCCGCCTACAGCAGGAACTTACAGCCAATGAGCAGGATATTTCTTCACTGGAAAAGAAGCTGAACACACTTGAGGCGGCTGTTAAACAGGCGTTAGCGGCTGCAACCAAGGGtattaaaacaggttttcaTTTATTGATGACATAAAAGTCGTTCGCCAATATTTTGTCACTAGTAAAAATTTCCGGTATTTATgctgtacatttaaaaaaaaaaacgcaacaacgtaaatttcattttaagaattgtttttaaGCTACTTCAGCTTTGTATATTTATCGTGTGCTGATTCTCATGGTTCtgttatttctataaaatatctCTCTGTCAAAAagtcaataataattaaaattgggccaggaaaagaaattaaaaatagttCTGTAAACGTCAGATTGGGATGAGAGAGCGAGAAGGATGACATGCCTACTATTCATACAAGTGGTCTTTGGGTCGGGCCTCGTCATAGGACGGTTTTACATGGCCCTTATACATTGCTGAAAGTACTCGTACATGAAGAGTCATGTCAACAGCTTAACGAGCTAAAACGAATTACTAGTATAGACTTATTAAATCTACTTTgctgtattttaaaacaacgCTTGACTTCAGGAAATGGCGGCGTGAGCTTGGCGGCGGTGCGACAGGAAGTGACAGACCTCGTCATCAACGCGTCCGTGGCAGAACAAGTAGCACAGCGACAGCTGAACCTTCTGGATCAAACGGTACGGACGGCACACAATACTCGAATTAAGCATAAATGTGTATGGGAAAGTGTGTTTTCTTCCGGTAGCATGCTGCCTGCCTCCCCTCCCCCCACctaacacacacacaacacaaataaataaataataataaataaaaaaaaatattataaaaaaataataaaaaaataaataaatgaaatatatataatacatcaataaaataaaactaataatagAATAGATTAAATTTTGTCTAGGTTTAAGGATAATCTACTGCAAAATATTCAGCGCATTTTTAGAACTTTTCTTAGTCTTAATTCAAACATGCCATATGCGGGGGTAAAAATCCCCAAGATTTCCGACCCATCCCCTGTTCTGCCTAGTGGTGGTGCTTGATCCTAGGCCGTGGCTTTGGTGCTCATTTTAGGACTCGTGACCAATAACTGGCTATGACCAATAACTGATGCAATTATGTGATATGACCAAGCCAAGTTCAAGTTCAAAGCATTGATCGAAAATCCGTAAAAAACAGTAaggctaaaaaaaaaaatgttgctttttttCGGGTTTCCCGACCTACCCTTTTTTTGCCCCGACCCTAGAGGTTTATATTGCCTAGATaaatttttttcatttgttcgAATTTAACATATTcgaagttaaaaagtaatgttttaggCTTTTAACAATACCAGCGATGCTAATACTGAGTGTATCGATGCTCTAACGCGTTAAACATAAAGTTTTTGGTAACAGagaagtataaaaaaaaaaatggctaatgaaaaacattaaaaaaacaagattttccGACATACCC from Mya arenaria isolate MELC-2E11 chromosome 3, ASM2691426v1 harbors:
- the LOC128225969 gene encoding uncharacterized protein LOC128225969, with protein sequence MLSEFKIQLLACWVLVSALPVVLCQTQCSIKVPVPNLGFCDAVGALEEHVDGDVYETRGRVLGLMDYQLDSFILFDQQFKSIINESSTSEANVKDIEEEIDTLKRSLKTLEILHSEAEDEESISDESVFRVRRAANQLPSVQQQQVDAAQASFAQALASVLLQIQTADRTLAAKVQNDTAYHVRLQQELTANEQDISSLEKKLNTLEAAVKQALAAATKGNGGVSLAAVRQEVTDLVINASVAEQVAQRQLNLLDQTLTRATVDEAAVDSALVGVKADMANLTGTLGTTETEIQNLDAGRKIVVGQVSGQITQMKTDLTQAHTDAANAANNLGTAGDRLFNMTIGLPVYEGNLHNEEQKLKGLESLVTFSKKTQQSQIVEILLQKKNISDDILLMQYAFGVTNKIP